A region from the Bdellovibrio bacteriovorus genome encodes:
- a CDS encoding hemerythrin domain-containing protein, with product MSKKQTKISSGKNSDLDIIEMILEDHKPLKELIEVMKDSEKEFEERQEAFAQFAPLLISHAKPEEQSLYRYMKGDEELREGGFEGDVEHQLADQMVEEIMRTEDEDLWSARVKVLAELVEHHIEEEEEELLPDFRKHSESRDRERLGQLFLELKTKILERGGMDAPHERDSHARH from the coding sequence ATGAGTAAAAAGCAAACGAAAATTTCCTCTGGAAAAAACAGCGATCTCGATATTATCGAAATGATCTTAGAGGACCACAAACCTCTTAAAGAGCTTATCGAGGTGATGAAAGATTCCGAAAAAGAATTTGAGGAACGACAAGAGGCGTTTGCCCAGTTTGCTCCGCTTTTAATCTCTCACGCAAAACCCGAAGAGCAATCTCTTTACCGCTATATGAAAGGCGATGAAGAGCTTCGTGAGGGTGGCTTTGAAGGAGATGTCGAACACCAGCTGGCCGATCAAATGGTCGAAGAAATCATGCGCACGGAAGATGAAGATTTGTGGAGTGCCAGAGTCAAAGTTTTGGCGGAACTTGTAGAACATCACATCGAAGAAGAAGAGGAAGAACTTCTTCCTGATTTTAGAAAACATTCTGAAAGCCGTGATCGTGAAAGACTGGGACAGCTGTTCTTAGAACTTAAAACTAAAATCCTTGAGCGCGGTGGCATGGACGCGCCTCATGAACGAGATTCCCACGCTCGTCACTAA
- a CDS encoding methyl-accepting chemotaxis protein, which produces MSVARKLAEDTISYTSSVDELTLLKEEIKALHRVQAVIEFDLDGTILNANDNFLGAVGYSLSDIQNNHHSMFCDPEYAKTPEYKAFWQTLAKGQFVAGEFKRFGKGGKEIWINASYNPIFNADGKPYKVVKFATDVTQAKMATAEYEGKIVAIGKAQAVIEFNMDGTIICANENFLRTVGYSSPEIVTKHHRMFCEPEYARSTDYENFWKKLNRGEFDSGRYLRIGAGGKRIWIQATYNPIMDVNGRPYKVVKFASDITEQVELEQAVKRKAQEDQEKVDQLLTVVNAAANGNLTTEITVNSEDAIGQLANGLKKMMSDLRSVVSQVVTSANNFGSSSKVIATQSSSVAVGAATLGSTVEEINASIEEFTASIASIADNTRQANDLAKVTQKEAEAGNLAIGKSIEAMELINKSSEDISEIIKVISEIASQTNLLAFNAAIEAARAGEHGLGFSVVADEVRKLAERSSQATKEISKLINESVKRVEQGSSISKQAGEAFGKIVAGIEKTTMSISDVNAAAEEQSSAAKYISIAIQNISTESEKSTAAAESIANSTQALVEESEELNKTVSKFVV; this is translated from the coding sequence ATGAGCGTTGCTAGGAAACTTGCAGAAGACACTATTTCATACACTTCAAGCGTTGACGAACTGACTCTGCTTAAAGAGGAAATTAAGGCGCTCCATCGCGTGCAAGCGGTGATTGAGTTTGATCTAGACGGAACCATTTTAAATGCGAATGATAACTTTTTAGGGGCGGTAGGATACTCTTTAAGTGACATTCAAAATAATCACCACTCTATGTTCTGTGATCCTGAATACGCTAAAACTCCCGAATATAAAGCCTTCTGGCAAACCCTGGCGAAGGGCCAGTTTGTTGCGGGTGAATTCAAACGCTTCGGTAAAGGTGGCAAAGAAATTTGGATCAATGCTTCTTACAATCCTATTTTCAATGCCGATGGCAAACCGTATAAAGTTGTAAAATTCGCAACGGATGTGACCCAGGCAAAAATGGCAACTGCCGAATACGAAGGCAAAATCGTTGCCATCGGTAAAGCTCAAGCCGTCATCGAATTTAATATGGATGGTACGATCATCTGTGCCAATGAAAACTTTCTTAGAACTGTGGGATATAGTTCTCCAGAAATCGTGACCAAGCATCACCGTATGTTCTGTGAGCCTGAATACGCGCGCAGCACGGACTACGAAAATTTCTGGAAGAAACTCAATCGCGGGGAGTTCGATTCAGGCCGCTATCTTCGTATTGGTGCGGGTGGAAAACGTATCTGGATTCAGGCCACGTACAATCCCATTATGGATGTGAATGGCCGACCTTATAAAGTCGTGAAATTTGCATCTGATATCACAGAACAAGTTGAGCTTGAGCAGGCGGTGAAACGCAAAGCTCAAGAAGACCAAGAAAAGGTGGATCAACTTTTAACGGTGGTGAATGCCGCAGCCAATGGGAATCTTACCACTGAGATCACTGTCAATTCCGAGGATGCAATCGGACAACTAGCAAATGGTTTAAAGAAAATGATGTCGGACTTACGAAGCGTGGTTTCCCAAGTCGTGACATCAGCCAATAACTTCGGGTCGTCATCGAAAGTGATCGCGACACAAAGTTCCTCTGTCGCTGTAGGCGCGGCTACACTAGGGTCTACCGTCGAAGAAATCAATGCTTCCATCGAAGAGTTTACAGCTTCGATCGCCTCTATTGCAGACAACACTCGTCAGGCTAATGATTTGGCGAAGGTGACGCAAAAAGAAGCGGAAGCGGGCAACCTAGCGATTGGGAAGTCCATTGAAGCCATGGAGTTAATCAACAAGTCGTCGGAAGATATCAGCGAAATCATCAAAGTCATTAGCGAGATCGCCAGCCAAACAAATCTCTTGGCCTTCAATGCAGCGATTGAAGCCGCGCGTGCGGGTGAGCACGGCTTAGGATTTTCAGTAGTTGCAGACGAAGTCCGTAAACTTGCGGAAAGATCTTCTCAAGCAACGAAAGAGATTTCAAAGCTGATCAATGAGTCCGTGAAGCGCGTTGAACAGGGTAGCTCCATTTCAAAACAAGCCGGCGAAGCTTTCGGTAAAATCGTCGCGGGTATCGAAAAGACAACCATGTCGATTTCAGATGTGAATGCCGCCGCCGAAGAGCAATCAAGTGCTGCAAAGTACATCAGTATCGCCATCCAAAATATTTCTACCGAATCCGAAAAATCAACCGCAGCGGCAGAGTCGATTGCAAATTCGACGCAGGCCCTGGTTGAAGAGTCTGAAGAATTGAATAAGACAGTTTCTAAATTCGTGGTTTAA
- a CDS encoding energy transducer TonB, whose product MKLSYWIILSVVLHLLAVTALHWSSAPVPLDAIEVVDLTVLNMPRGSDTASNKLSSPSRPPIKINPSVNAPSSESADAKTSSSDGAQEGPSNPTSTSGSEFGGGTASYSEITRFPKVKKEIKAQYPEEAKKSGIDGPVVLEIIIDKLGQVREVQLISGPGHGLNESAIEALKKFEFQPAFKGEESVAVKIRYTYRFKLEVN is encoded by the coding sequence TTGAAACTTTCATATTGGATTATATTATCAGTTGTCTTGCATCTCCTGGCTGTCACGGCCTTGCACTGGAGCTCAGCCCCAGTGCCTTTAGATGCCATTGAGGTCGTTGATCTGACGGTGCTGAATATGCCGCGAGGAAGCGATACCGCTTCGAACAAACTGTCGTCTCCGTCCCGTCCTCCAATAAAAATCAATCCTTCCGTAAACGCTCCGTCTTCAGAAAGTGCCGATGCAAAAACATCCTCTTCGGATGGAGCGCAAGAAGGTCCGTCCAATCCGACCTCCACCTCGGGCAGTGAGTTCGGTGGAGGAACAGCGAGCTATAGCGAAATCACGCGGTTTCCTAAGGTCAAAAAAGAAATCAAAGCTCAGTATCCTGAAGAAGCTAAAAAATCAGGCATCGATGGCCCGGTGGTATTAGAAATCATCATCGACAAACTGGGTCAAGTGCGTGAAGTGCAGCTGATAAGTGGGCCGGGACATGGCTTGAATGAATCGGCTATCGAAGCTTTAAAAAAGTTCGAATTTCAACCAGCTTTCAAAGGCGAAGAATCTGTTGCCGTCAAGATCCGCTACACCTATAGATTTAAGTTAGAAGTCAATTAG
- a CDS encoding PepSY-associated TM helix domain-containing protein translates to MKFWRKYHRWISIFITLPFLMTIVTGILLLFRSKIEWISPKMPAPAAKEMTISFSDILKAAQSVPELQVSTWNDVGRIDIRPAAGAITVRSKHTDYEIGVDGSSGAVLGLAKRNSSLLVRIHEATYFGLGDLGRFGIALPMALGVLFLTLSGVVIFFQPTLAKRKAKKRASV, encoded by the coding sequence ATGAAGTTTTGGCGCAAATATCACAGATGGATTTCTATTTTTATCACTCTTCCCTTTTTGATGACGATCGTGACGGGAATACTTTTACTTTTTCGCAGCAAGATTGAATGGATCTCTCCAAAAATGCCTGCACCCGCAGCAAAAGAAATGACGATCTCGTTTTCAGATATTTTAAAAGCCGCTCAAAGTGTGCCCGAGCTGCAAGTCTCGACGTGGAATGATGTGGGTCGCATTGATATTCGCCCCGCGGCGGGCGCCATCACTGTTCGTTCAAAACACACGGATTATGAGATCGGTGTGGATGGCAGTTCCGGAGCGGTTTTAGGCCTTGCGAAACGCAACTCCAGTCTTTTGGTACGTATTCATGAGGCGACTTATTTTGGCTTGGGAGATCTGGGTCGCTTCGGGATCGCTCTCCCCATGGCGCTGGGAGTTCTTTTTCTGACTCTTTCTGGAGTCGTGATCTTCTTTCAACCGACCCTCGCCAAACGGAAAGCAAAAAAAAGGGCCTCTGTCTAA
- a CDS encoding cysteine hydrolase family protein, whose translation MKPNDESRRHSTALLIIDMLNTFDFPEGKDLVRFTVPVAKKVKALKQKLKKKKVPVIYLNDNFGQWRSDSKEVYLNCAHEASRGSEIAKILKPDDDDYFILKPRHSGFYCTNLDILLEDLGVKNLVLTGVAGNICVFFTANDAHMRGFKIWVPKDCIASNTKKDNDFTLEQMSLVLGIKTAASTKAIPF comes from the coding sequence ATGAAACCCAACGACGAGAGCCGTCGTCATTCGACGGCTCTTCTTATCATCGATATGCTCAATACTTTTGATTTTCCTGAGGGAAAAGATCTGGTGCGTTTTACCGTCCCCGTTGCTAAAAAAGTCAAAGCTTTGAAGCAGAAACTCAAAAAGAAAAAAGTTCCGGTTATTTACCTGAATGACAACTTCGGCCAATGGCGTTCCGATTCCAAAGAAGTTTATTTGAATTGCGCGCACGAAGCCTCGCGAGGCTCAGAGATCGCCAAGATTTTAAAGCCCGATGATGATGACTATTTTATTTTAAAGCCGCGACATTCGGGATTTTACTGTACGAACTTGGACATTCTTTTAGAAGATCTGGGCGTAAAAAATTTGGTGCTGACCGGAGTCGCCGGAAATATCTGTGTTTTCTTTACGGCCAACGACGCGCATATGCGAGGCTTTAAGATCTGGGTGCCGAAGGACTGCATCGCCTCCAACACCAAGAAAGACAATGACTTTACCTTGGAACAGATGTCGCTCGTCTTAGGAATCAAGACAGCAGCGTCAACAAAAGCCATTCCTTTTTAG
- a CDS encoding chemotaxis protein CheW, with protein MDEVSALKKQRMTSTQMFASFRLGTTELAVSISSLQEVVNFPDKVSRVPLAPEYLTGLFNLRGLVAPIVDMAKLLDLPTSEVQENKKVAIVNIDKVRIGLLFDATSEMLNVSEENISWMDERIEGSKSVVRGVLKLNGGDRIIEIIDPALLIQIENIPQILEQAKTSVQTETAKKKSRRAQCITFKSGSLEFGLKIAGISEIIKVPEIKRSVLAVDYCIGMVNLRGSIIPILDFQMFLKLPKADIGAELDERRIVILKLEKIQVGFLVDSVDSIVAFFEEDILPVPMFKQEKVEMMQGLLCPQPDLHILLLKETKILSDQEIVAITKGHQTLYGKKDEDKEAHQKRASDRKPYLSFKLKHMLSTRLGAVDEIAKYTDDMVCPPGYPEYVAGMMNMRGEVVMVVDLRVFYGMTALTDRSQSRILVIKGEKAKYGLLVDEVDAINTLDEGMKLRIPAVLTPQANKDLQGDIKEVVEMNDALGNKRTLMIFEVAEFIKKIEAQAAGIPAAS; from the coding sequence ATGGATGAAGTATCTGCCTTAAAAAAGCAAAGGATGACGAGCACACAGATGTTCGCATCCTTCCGCTTAGGTACTACAGAACTGGCGGTTTCCATTTCTTCTCTTCAAGAGGTGGTGAACTTCCCGGATAAAGTCTCTCGCGTACCGCTGGCGCCGGAGTATTTAACGGGACTTTTCAATCTTCGTGGTCTCGTGGCGCCCATCGTGGATATGGCAAAACTTTTGGATCTGCCTACGAGTGAAGTGCAGGAAAATAAAAAAGTCGCCATCGTCAATATCGATAAAGTACGTATCGGGCTGCTCTTTGACGCCACTTCCGAAATGCTCAATGTCAGCGAAGAAAATATATCTTGGATGGATGAAAGAATAGAAGGTTCTAAATCTGTCGTGAGAGGCGTTCTAAAATTAAATGGCGGGGATCGCATCATTGAAATTATTGATCCGGCACTTTTAATCCAAATCGAAAATATTCCCCAAATTTTAGAGCAGGCAAAAACATCCGTACAGACGGAGACGGCAAAAAAGAAATCCAGACGAGCTCAATGTATCACCTTTAAATCCGGCAGCCTGGAGTTCGGTTTAAAGATCGCAGGTATTAGTGAAATCATCAAGGTTCCAGAAATCAAACGCAGCGTGCTTGCCGTTGACTATTGTATCGGCATGGTGAACTTGCGGGGTTCGATCATTCCTATTTTGGATTTTCAAATGTTTCTAAAGCTTCCTAAGGCCGACATCGGTGCGGAGCTAGACGAGCGGCGCATTGTGATCTTGAAGCTTGAAAAAATTCAAGTCGGTTTCTTAGTCGATAGCGTAGACAGTATCGTGGCTTTCTTTGAAGAAGACATTTTGCCGGTTCCCATGTTTAAGCAAGAAAAAGTAGAGATGATGCAAGGCTTGTTGTGCCCTCAGCCGGATTTGCACATCTTGCTTTTGAAAGAAACAAAGATTCTTTCTGATCAGGAAATAGTGGCGATCACCAAGGGTCATCAAACGTTGTACGGAAAAAAGGACGAAGATAAGGAAGCACACCAAAAAAGAGCCAGTGACAGAAAACCATACCTGTCATTTAAGCTAAAACACATGCTATCCACGCGCTTAGGGGCCGTGGATGAAATCGCGAAGTATACGGACGACATGGTCTGTCCCCCAGGCTATCCCGAATACGTCGCGGGCATGATGAACATGCGCGGAGAAGTGGTGATGGTTGTCGATTTACGGGTCTTTTATGGAATGACAGCTTTAACGGATCGCAGTCAGTCGCGCATTCTGGTTATTAAAGGTGAGAAGGCGAAATATGGTCTGTTGGTGGACGAAGTCGACGCTATTAATACGTTGGATGAAGGAATGAAGTTGCGTATTCCGGCTGTTTTAACTCCGCAGGCCAACAAAGATCTGCAAGGGGATATTAAAGAAGTCGTTGAAATGAATGATGCGTTAGGGAACAAACGCACTCTGATGATTTTTGAAGTGGCCGAGTTCATCAAAAAAATTGAAGCACAAGCCGCGGGAATTCCCGCGGCCTCTTAG
- a CDS encoding YeiH family protein, translating into MNSNNIARILFPLFAVLCFLPQVSSAVALIAGMALALTLGNPYQNRTKAWTSQLLSIAVVGLGAGMNLITVGQVGVRGIGYTVVGIAFGLLLGTIIGRFLKVEKNTSTLITVGTTICGGSAIAAVAPVIRARPPEVTVALGTVFLLNALALFIFPHIGHYFNLNETQFGLWSALAIHDTSSVVGASLQYGPHALEVGTTVKLARALWIVPIALGIGLLYKNQGQEAGEAKAKRPWFILGFLIMAGIMTWVPTLQPVGHGIEWVAKRLLVLTLFLIGANLTRETVKSVGIKPFVMGVVLWIIMATSSLGAILENWIR; encoded by the coding sequence ATGAATTCTAATAATATAGCTCGCATTTTATTCCCTTTGTTCGCCGTCCTTTGTTTTCTTCCTCAAGTGTCTTCAGCGGTGGCGTTGATCGCCGGAATGGCCTTGGCATTGACCTTGGGAAATCCTTATCAAAATCGCACGAAGGCCTGGACGTCACAGCTTTTAAGCATCGCAGTTGTCGGCTTGGGCGCGGGCATGAACTTAATCACTGTAGGTCAAGTGGGTGTTCGCGGCATCGGATACACGGTTGTGGGAATTGCTTTTGGCCTTTTGTTAGGAACAATTATTGGACGTTTCTTGAAGGTTGAAAAAAACACGTCGACCTTAATCACTGTCGGAACCACGATCTGCGGAGGCAGTGCGATTGCTGCTGTGGCTCCAGTGATTCGCGCGCGCCCGCCGGAAGTCACCGTGGCATTGGGAACTGTGTTTCTATTAAATGCTTTAGCTCTCTTTATCTTTCCCCACATTGGTCATTATTTTAATTTGAACGAAACTCAATTTGGACTGTGGAGTGCCTTGGCTATTCACGACACAAGTTCGGTTGTTGGGGCGAGCCTTCAATACGGCCCTCATGCCTTAGAGGTCGGAACCACAGTGAAGCTCGCTCGCGCCTTATGGATTGTGCCTATCGCTTTGGGAATTGGTCTTCTTTATAAAAACCAAGGGCAAGAGGCGGGTGAAGCCAAAGCGAAGCGCCCCTGGTTTATTTTAGGTTTTTTAATCATGGCCGGAATCATGACTTGGGTGCCAACACTGCAACCTGTAGGTCACGGAATTGAATGGGTGGCAAAACGTCTTTTAGTTCTCACGTTATTCTTGATCGGCGCCAATCTCACTCGTGAAACCGTGAAGAGTGTGGGCATCAAACCTTTTGTTATGGGCGTGGTTCTTTGGATTATCATGGCAACGAGTTCTTTGGGCGCGATCTTAGAAAATTGGATTCGCTAA
- a CDS encoding TonB-dependent receptor plug domain-containing protein, whose protein sequence is MKYSSLILSALLGVSAQAQESIPSFETVVEDVVFNTSNKVVIDEETIKESRAPNITTLLSSQANITVTSTPFQPNSIFIRGGDSSHVMIIVDGVPFYDASTIQRTFNLNSLDIKSVRRIEIIKGGQTVLYGGQALSGVIKIDTIPQEFKTKTGLEGQIGTQNFRDITAVHTEALDDNNAFIIRGHGAWRDAESPVLGSSETYARNNWNAEGAYAWKGAVEGNLKAMFLQDLNESPASSRVNNRIYDTVDFDQFTRQIGVSSNLRFTQTPWEPRLALSTQNSLRDYDWPTVVPVDNPTGTEEDYGANLRTVRLDFTPYKGDNLTIIGGLSYIYEDFVFRSKGVEQVNTFSEQRGLFLKGDYAWNKDFSLAVGGRVENWSDQDPVGTYQIGLTLFEHTKLEVASGYKIPSLFQLYSRYGNPDLKAENANQYSLMQEWNINESQNLSVTLFYSEFSNLLQITGAPGNMKYNNVAKSETRGVDVAYTIRPFAEASIVATYGYQEPRDLENDRWLLRRPLVNGSLRYLQGWGKHSGSVELIGAGTRSDFGATGIVTLPGYVTANAAYSYAFNERLTMYTRLNNLADRYEETYTYYSEGFNGSLGAEYWF, encoded by the coding sequence GTGAAATACTCAAGCCTGATATTATCCGCGCTTTTGGGAGTGTCTGCCCAAGCGCAAGAAAGCATCCCGTCTTTTGAAACTGTTGTCGAAGACGTCGTTTTTAACACCTCCAACAAAGTCGTTATCGATGAAGAGACTATTAAAGAGTCTCGGGCTCCGAACATCACGACTTTATTATCAAGCCAAGCCAATATCACCGTCACAAGCACACCGTTTCAACCGAATTCGATTTTTATTCGTGGTGGTGACTCTAGTCATGTGATGATCATCGTCGATGGCGTTCCCTTCTATGATGCTTCGACAATCCAACGTACTTTTAATTTGAACTCGTTAGATATTAAATCGGTTCGCCGTATTGAAATCATCAAAGGCGGACAGACTGTTCTTTACGGTGGACAGGCATTAAGCGGCGTCATCAAAATCGACACCATTCCTCAAGAATTTAAAACCAAAACCGGGCTTGAAGGACAAATCGGCACGCAGAACTTCCGTGATATCACGGCGGTGCACACCGAAGCCTTGGATGACAACAATGCCTTCATCATCCGTGGCCACGGAGCTTGGAGAGATGCTGAGTCCCCGGTTTTAGGGTCGTCAGAAACTTACGCTCGCAACAACTGGAACGCGGAAGGAGCTTATGCTTGGAAAGGCGCCGTTGAAGGAAACCTGAAAGCGATGTTCCTTCAGGATTTGAATGAATCGCCAGCCTCAAGCCGTGTGAACAACCGCATTTACGATACCGTCGACTTTGACCAGTTCACTCGTCAAATCGGTGTTTCGTCCAATTTGCGTTTTACCCAAACACCTTGGGAGCCCCGCTTAGCTTTAAGCACGCAGAATAGTTTGCGCGATTATGATTGGCCTACGGTGGTTCCGGTCGACAACCCGACGGGAACAGAAGAAGACTACGGCGCAAATCTTCGCACGGTGCGCTTGGATTTTACTCCTTATAAAGGAGACAATCTGACCATCATCGGTGGCTTGAGTTATATTTACGAAGATTTTGTGTTTAGAAGTAAAGGCGTTGAGCAGGTCAATACTTTCTCTGAACAAAGAGGTCTTTTCTTAAAAGGTGATTACGCCTGGAATAAAGATTTTTCTTTAGCTGTCGGCGGACGCGTTGAAAACTGGAGTGATCAAGATCCCGTGGGTACGTATCAAATCGGTCTGACTTTATTCGAGCACACGAAGCTTGAAGTCGCGTCAGGTTACAAGATCCCATCTTTGTTCCAATTGTACTCGCGTTACGGTAATCCCGACTTGAAAGCTGAAAATGCCAACCAGTACAGTCTTATGCAAGAATGGAATATCAACGAAAGCCAAAATCTTTCGGTGACTTTGTTTTATTCTGAATTTTCAAATCTTCTGCAGATCACCGGGGCTCCGGGCAATATGAAATACAACAACGTCGCAAAAAGTGAAACACGTGGTGTTGACGTGGCTTACACGATTCGCCCCTTTGCAGAGGCGAGCATCGTGGCTACCTACGGATATCAAGAACCTCGCGATTTAGAAAACGACCGTTGGTTGCTTCGTCGTCCTTTAGTGAACGGAAGCCTTAGATACCTTCAAGGCTGGGGCAAACATTCAGGCTCTGTCGAGTTGATAGGGGCTGGCACTCGTTCAGACTTTGGGGCTACAGGCATTGTGACTTTACCAGGCTATGTGACCGCGAATGCCGCTTATTCCTATGCCTTTAATGAGAGACTAACGATGTACACGCGTCTCAATAATCTAGCGGACCGCTATGAAGAAACTTATACATATTATTCTGAAGGATTTAACGGTTCTTTAGGAGCGGAATACTGGTTCTAG
- a CDS encoding murein L,D-transpeptidase catalytic domain family protein, whose amino-acid sequence MQVTVNKSFFSRFTTTLLVTSLLSLAACAGNGGSEAALPDDTTEEQIVDNPGANATIPRDASESLSDSQREGILQKYNFVDPTRMVRTDALAKALVYFDANKSNFKNQNYVSVIDFAKHSSEPRFYIISMKTGAVWAIRVAHGKGSDANHDGYAETFSNTSGAHASSLGFYRTAETYQGGHGLSLRLDGLSSTNSKARSRAVVIHGANYVQDTNVKQGRSWGCPAVSMQNLKNVIGYIKGGSLIYAVK is encoded by the coding sequence ATGCAAGTGACTGTTAACAAATCGTTCTTTTCTCGTTTCACAACAACTCTATTGGTAACTTCTTTATTATCCCTAGCAGCTTGTGCGGGAAATGGCGGCAGTGAAGCAGCCCTGCCAGATGACACTACAGAGGAACAAATCGTTGATAATCCTGGTGCGAATGCCACGATCCCTCGCGATGCTTCAGAAAGCCTTTCTGATTCTCAGCGCGAAGGTATTCTGCAGAAGTACAATTTCGTAGATCCAACTCGTATGGTTCGTACGGATGCTTTGGCAAAAGCCTTGGTTTACTTCGATGCGAATAAAAGCAACTTCAAAAATCAGAACTATGTATCGGTGATTGATTTTGCGAAGCACTCTTCAGAGCCTCGTTTCTACATTATTTCTATGAAGACGGGTGCTGTGTGGGCGATTCGTGTGGCTCATGGTAAAGGATCTGATGCGAACCATGACGGCTATGCAGAAACGTTCAGCAATACTTCCGGCGCGCATGCCAGTTCACTTGGTTTCTATCGCACAGCTGAAACATATCAAGGTGGTCACGGACTTTCACTTCGTCTTGACGGATTGTCTTCAACGAACTCGAAAGCTCGCTCTCGCGCGGTTGTTATCCACGGTGCTAACTATGTTCAGGACACGAACGTAAAGCAAGGAAGAAGCTGGGGATGTCCGGCAGTATCTATGCAGAATTTGAAAAACGTGATTGGTTACATCAAAGGTGGAAGCTTGATCTACGCGGTCAAATAA